The Deltaproteobacteria bacterium genomic sequence ACAGGACGGTCAGGCCAAGGAGACACACCCCAAGGAATTTAAGGTCTGGTTTCAGGGCAATGGATTTGAGGAGGGTGTACACCAAAAGCCCTGTTCCTAAGATGAGCAACAGATTGACCAGAATCCCAAGCCACAGGGCTGAACCATAATAAAACCAGCGGAGGAAGGGTTGTCCGCCAGACCGGCTCCAGATAAAGGCCGCGATGAAACTTAAGGCCAGAAATAAAAGCAGGGCGGCTAACCCGAATCGGGCGAGCCGGTCTTTCAGGCTGAAAAACTTTACCAGGAGGAAGAAAAGCAGGGTATGAAGACCGAAATAAATAGTTAGAGCAAGGGAAATGAAGATCAAGATTTGCTGTCTCATGAATCCACGAGAGGTCCTTCCCCGCTGGTCGTTGCGGGTTACGAGTTACGGGTTGCGGGGTCAAAACCAACCTTACTTCGACATTCATTATTCGATATTCGCATTTTCATGCTTCGTGTTTCCCCAAGGGGCTTGAGGGTTTAACAGGTAACTAACATCCCTCCTGGGCCGTCGAGCCCGCTCCGGCCAAAGGACGGAAATTTTTTTTGCCGGCTCCGCAGATGGGACATTTCCAATCTTCCGGCAGATCGGCAAAGCAGGTCCCTTTGGGGATCTTGCCTTTTTTATCGCCTTTATCCGGATCGTAAATATAACCGCAATTTACCGATTGGCATTGAAACATTTCTTCGGCTTTGGACACCACAGCCTCCTTTTAAAAGACAGGTCCAAGGTGCAAGGCGTTAACCCCTTAAATCCCAGGGGATCACCACGAATCATGAAAATTGCTTTTCCCCGACCCCCGAGCCCTGATCCCGTTTTTTATACTTGCATCTTGCATCTTGTAACTTTATTTTTAATCGACTTTAATAAAGGCCTTGGCCTTGGAGCCGCAGACCGGACAGGTTTCCGGAGGCTCATTTTCACAGGTATAGCCGCACACCGAACAGACGTAATAATCGGCCGGTTTTAAATTTTCCAAATTATCCATGGTCTTTTGATATAAACCGGCATGAATCTCTTCTACGGCATTGGCGTAGGAAAAACTTTGTTCAGCCGCCTTATTCCCTTCTTCTTTGGCGGCCTCGATCATGGCCGGATACATCTTTTTAAACTCATGGATCTCGCCGGCCAGGGCCTCCTTCAGGTTTTCGGCAGTCTTTTTGATCCCTCCCAGAGTACGCAAATGGGCATGGGCGTGGACGGTTTCGGCCTCGGCCACGGCCCTGAATAGCTTAGCGGCCTGGGGGTATCCTTCCTGCTCGGCCTGTTTGGCAAAGGCCAGATATTTACGATTGGCTTGGGATTCGCCGGCAAAGGCATCTTTTAAATTCTGCTCTGTTTTGCTCATGATTTCTTCTCCCTTCTGCATTTATTGGGTCAACTCCTTGACAATTCCGAGCACCTGTTCATAATCGGGTTCTTCCGTCTGCTCCTTGACGATCTGAATATGGCGGATAATCCCCTGTCGGTCAACTACAAAAACAGCCCTGGCCAGCAAGCGCAGCTCTTTAATGAGTACACCGTAAGCCATTCCAAAAGAGGCATCCTTATGATCGGAAAGGGTGATCACCTTATCCACCCCGGCCGCCCCGCACCAGCGTTTCTGGGCGAAGGGCAAATCCATACTGATGGTCATGATCTGAATATCAGGGCTTAATCGGCCGGCTTCGGTATTGAACCTCCGGGTTTCTATATCG encodes the following:
- a CDS encoding rubredoxin, which gives rise to MSKAEEMFQCQSVNCGYIYDPDKGDKKGKIPKGTCFADLPEDWKCPICGAGKKNFRPLAGAGSTAQEGC
- a CDS encoding rubrerythrin family protein, with the translated sequence MSKTEQNLKDAFAGESQANRKYLAFAKQAEQEGYPQAAKLFRAVAEAETVHAHAHLRTLGGIKKTAENLKEALAGEIHEFKKMYPAMIEAAKEEGNKAAEQSFSYANAVEEIHAGLYQKTMDNLENLKPADYYVCSVCGYTCENEPPETCPVCGSKAKAFIKVD
- the tpx gene encoding thiol peroxidase; the encoded protein is MMERPGIVTRRGNPLTLLGPELKVGEAAPDFEVIDNNLIVVRFSSFRGKICLIASVPSLDTPVCDIETRRFNTEAGRLSPDIQIMTISMDLPFAQKRWCGAAGVDKVITLSDHKDASFGMAYGVLIKELRLLARAVFVVDRQGIIRHIQIVKEQTEEPDYEQVLGIVKELTQ